In the genome of Carnobacterium viridans, one region contains:
- the thiT gene encoding energy-coupled thiamine transporter ThiT produces MRNDRLRVWIEGTIVAALAIVLSLIPTNIGTGFTISLGMIPLTLFAFRRGFVAATAAGFLWGVLHFLIGNASILHPLQGFIEYFVAFAFVGFAGVVRKPLQLAFKENNQFKQYQFILIGTITGTIARFFWHFIAGYYFWGSYAPEGMNPIWYSFIANGGSALATGIATSVVLCIMDKTTPTLFLPKN; encoded by the coding sequence TTGAGAAATGATCGATTACGAGTTTGGATAGAAGGAACAATAGTTGCTGCTTTAGCTATTGTATTGTCCCTGATTCCAACAAATATTGGAACAGGATTTACCATCTCTTTAGGGATGATACCGCTGACCTTGTTTGCTTTTAGACGTGGATTTGTAGCAGCGACTGCAGCGGGTTTTCTTTGGGGGGTTTTGCATTTTTTGATAGGAAATGCTAGTATTTTGCATCCATTACAAGGATTTATAGAGTATTTTGTTGCATTTGCATTTGTTGGTTTTGCAGGCGTAGTTAGGAAGCCTTTACAACTTGCTTTTAAAGAAAATAATCAATTCAAACAATATCAATTTATTTTAATTGGAACGATTACTGGTACAATTGCCCGTTTCTTTTGGCACTTTATTGCAGGTTATTATTTCTGGGGAAGCTATGCTCCTGAAGGCATGAATCCCATTTGGTACTCATTTATTGCGAATGGTGGAAGTGCATTAGCAACGGGAATAGCTACTAGTGTAGTGTTGTGCATCATGGACAAAACGACGCCAACTTTATTTTTACCAAAAAACTAA
- a CDS encoding HD domain-containing protein → MLTQLQKKIINETEEYVYQLLKDDASGHDWWHIHRVRNLTKSIAQKEKGNINLFICEMAALLHDVADGKLNKSEAEGEKKVRVWLSRYSLSKQEIEQVMEIILHMSYKGGTNKVILSSIEGQIVQDADRLDAIGAIGIARTMAYSGSKKRLIHDPAKKPRNQLTIEDYRSGEDTAIMHFYEKLLKLKNKMNTSIGKEMAEKRHAYMEAYLEEFYAEWDGEK, encoded by the coding sequence ATGTTAACACAATTGCAAAAAAAAATAATAAATGAGACAGAAGAATACGTCTACCAACTTTTAAAAGATGATGCTAGTGGTCATGATTGGTGGCACATTCACCGCGTACGAAATTTAACTAAAAGTATAGCGCAAAAAGAAAAAGGCAATATTAATCTGTTTATTTGTGAAATGGCTGCTCTCTTACATGACGTAGCAGACGGCAAGTTAAATAAATCTGAAGCTGAAGGAGAAAAAAAGGTTAGAGTATGGCTTTCCAGATATTCACTAAGCAAACAAGAAATCGAACAGGTAATGGAAATTATTCTTCATATGTCTTATAAGGGCGGAACAAATAAAGTTATACTATCTTCTATAGAAGGACAAATTGTTCAAGATGCAGATCGGTTGGATGCAATAGGGGCGATCGGAATTGCACGAACGATGGCCTACTCAGGTTCAAAAAAACGGTTAATTCATGATCCAGCGAAAAAACCACGAAATCAGCTTACAATTGAAGATTATCGTTCGGGAGAAGACACAGCAATTATGCATTTTTATGAAAAATTATTGAAATTAAAAAATAAGATGAATACGAGTATTGGAAAAGAAATGGCTGAAAAAAGGCATGCTTACATGGAAGCATACTTAGAAGAGTTTTATGCTGAGTGGGATGGGGAAAAATAG
- a CDS encoding GNAT family N-acetyltransferase: MNDINDLILREATVGDILIIEDYTIEETPYTVKPMDGMTESLHESEKHPILVLDGDKMVAFFILQTGDAVLKYGSNSHAILLKAHSVDRQYLKQGYGKASIEKLPSFVSEHFPSINEIILLVDYDNISGQMLYMKSGFKDTKNRVKELDGYKFIYSKTLTNEIS, encoded by the coding sequence ATGAATGATATAAATGATCTAATATTAAGAGAAGCAACGGTAGGCGATATTCTTATAATAGAAGATTATACAATAGAAGAAACACCCTATACAGTGAAACCTATGGATGGTATGACAGAAAGTTTACATGAAAGCGAAAAACATCCGATTTTAGTGTTAGACGGGGATAAAATGGTAGCCTTTTTTATTCTTCAAACTGGAGATGCTGTTCTAAAGTATGGTTCAAACTCACATGCAATCTTATTAAAAGCCCATTCAGTTGATAGGCAGTATCTAAAACAAGGATATGGAAAAGCATCAATAGAAAAACTACCTAGTTTTGTTAGCGAACATTTTCCTTCTATTAATGAAATTATCTTATTAGTTGATTACGATAACATTAGTGGACAAATGCTGTATATGAAATCTGGATTTAAAGACACTAAAAATAGGGTGAAAGAGTTAGATGGATATAAATTTATTTACTCTAAAACACTTACAAACGAAATAAGTTAA
- a CDS encoding quaternary amine ABC transporter ATP-binding protein: MSKITVENVSKVFGKRTTQALEMLKEQKSKQEILKETGATVGVNNVSFTIEEGEIFVIMGLSGSGKSTLVRMFNRLIDPTKGDIYIDDENLSKMDKKALRQVRREKLSMVFQNFGLFPHRTILENTEYGLEIQGVDKAERQQRAQKALDNAGLGEYKDQYPNQLSGGMQQRVGLARALANDPEILLMDEAFSALDPLIRREMQDELIELQSKVKKTIIFITHDLNEALRIGDKIALMKDGSIVQIGTPEEILTNPANDYVEKFVEDVDRSKVLTAENIMQRPETLNIKNHGPRFALEQMRSEGISSILVVDSQRNLLGYITAEDASDARKNNITTIENILKKDIPTVTRTTSMNDIFSVIHDATTPVAVVDDGKLVGIIVRGAVIAALAGESEVLENV; encoded by the coding sequence TTGTCAAAAATAACTGTTGAAAATGTATCGAAAGTTTTTGGTAAAAGAACAACACAAGCCTTAGAAATGTTGAAAGAACAAAAATCTAAGCAAGAAATTCTAAAAGAAACGGGGGCCACTGTCGGAGTTAATAATGTTAGTTTCACTATTGAAGAAGGTGAAATTTTCGTTATTATGGGATTATCTGGTAGCGGAAAATCAACTCTTGTTCGAATGTTCAATCGTTTAATCGATCCTACAAAAGGAGATATCTATATAGATGATGAGAATCTTTCTAAAATGGATAAAAAAGCTTTACGTCAAGTCAGAAGAGAAAAATTAAGTATGGTTTTCCAAAATTTTGGTCTCTTTCCTCATCGAACAATTTTAGAAAATACTGAATATGGTCTAGAAATTCAAGGTGTTGACAAGGCTGAAAGACAACAAAGAGCTCAAAAAGCTCTAGATAATGCAGGTTTAGGTGAGTACAAAGATCAATACCCTAATCAATTATCTGGCGGAATGCAACAACGTGTAGGATTAGCACGTGCTTTAGCGAATGACCCTGAAATATTATTAATGGATGAAGCTTTCTCAGCATTAGACCCATTGATTCGTCGTGAAATGCAAGATGAATTAATTGAGCTTCAATCTAAAGTGAAAAAAACGATTATTTTTATCACTCATGATTTAAATGAAGCTTTACGAATTGGGGATAAAATCGCCTTGATGAAAGATGGATCAATTGTACAGATCGGTACTCCTGAAGAAATATTAACTAATCCAGCTAATGATTACGTTGAAAAATTTGTTGAAGACGTTGATCGTTCTAAAGTACTCACAGCAGAGAATATCATGCAACGTCCTGAAACTTTGAATATAAAAAATCATGGTCCGCGATTTGCACTTGAGCAAATGCGTAGTGAAGGGATATCCAGCATCCTAGTTGTAGATAGCCAACGTAATCTTTTAGGTTATATCACAGCAGAAGATGCTTCAGATGCTCGTAAGAATAATATTACAACAATTGAAAACATCCTGAAAAAAGACATTCCAACTGTTACTAGAACAACTTCCATGAACGATATTTTTTCAGTTATTCATGATGCAACTACTCCCGTAGCAGTTGTAGATGATGGTAAGTTAGTTGGTATAATTGTCAGAGGCGCTGTAATAGCTGCTCTTGCAGGAGAAAGTGAGGTGCTCGAAAATGTCTAG